A section of the Triticum dicoccoides isolate Atlit2015 ecotype Zavitan chromosome 7A, WEW_v2.0, whole genome shotgun sequence genome encodes:
- the LOC119333665 gene encoding uncharacterized protein LOC119333665: MGKTGRIRQADHPALTPPLSLQISDSNYSSLSALDREELLAPRLLHVVIHKNSPNHTAPRVKTKTTRCRTSPPVAPKERHFSGAPSPLYLLLELHGRLLPRRRFRNSVLSKHSGSPFPRCSHGAASSSSRSAGAQAVLEDARGVGDKSRGVAREEKDWVSVVLQEARAKRNAREYCRGSAGSMLWELEPSRGHWQV; this comes from the exons ATGGGGAAGACGGGGCGCATCCGCCAGGCAGACCATCCTGCGCTGACCCCACCTCTGTCCCTACAAATATCCGACAGCAACTACTCAAGCTTGTCGGCGCTGGACAGGGAGGAGCTA CTAGCTCCTCGTCTCCTCCATGTCGTTATCCACAAAAATTCCCCAAATCACACCGCACCCCGCGTGAAGACCAAGACGACCCGCTGCCGCACCTCGCCGCCGGTGGCTCCCAAAGAGCGCCATTTCAGCGGAGCGCCCTCGCCCCTCTACTTGCTGCTCGAGCTGCACGGGCGCCTGCTTCCCCGGCGGCGGTTCCGCAACAGCGTGCTGTCGAAGCACAGCGGCAGTCCCTTCCCCCGCTGCTCCCATGGCGCGGCTTCTTCCTCCAGCCGTTCGGCGGGGGCCCAGGCGGTGCTGGAGGATGCACGCGGCGTCGGGGACAAGTCTAGAGGGGTCGCGCGAGAGGAGAAGGATTGGGTCTCGGTGGTTCTTCAGGAGGCGCGTGCAAAGCGGAACGCGCGAGAATACTGCAGG GGGTCGGCTGGATCGATGCTTTGGGAGTTGGAGCCAAGCCGGGGGCACTGGCAAGTCTAA